The window TACAAAAGAAACCATctttgcaacaatttaaaaagttCATATttacaaatattacaaaaatacaaaatggatgCAAGTCCATAAACCATTGTCTCTTCTGCCAGCATGAACTGGTGATAGTACCAAAATAGTTACACTGTAACCttcttaattggttttttttttaaacttttaagtCATAACCTACAGTATTTCTCTAAATCTGCCACAATTGCAGCAAATGCACTCTATCAGTGACCTTTGGCAAATGCAAACATATGCTTTATTTGCTTCAGCTGATCCATATTCTCTATGATGccacaatattaaaatagaaaagaaaaaatgttatTGAAAGAAAAGATCAAACAAACAGCTGCATAACTTCAAAAACCATTCTTGTAACATCAGTGCAAACAACATAATTGCAAGTTGGAATGATGGCTCACAAATTACTTACGTGTTTATACCCTGTTTCAAGATGGGATGTGTTTTGAGGGCTCTGAAGACACTACTTGtgagcacaatcctatgcatgtttacttggaagtaagtcccactgcattcaatggggcatgctcccaggaaagtgtgcataagattgttGACAGGGTGTTTTTATCTCCAAATTTTTTCACCCTGGTCCGGAGATCTATGCACTCATACACAGGCAAGGAGCTATTGCTAGTTATTCCCATTAACGTCAATGAAAGGGCATCACTGTGTGCAAAAAGTGATGCCCCATCCTCAGTTCTAATGGGAGCAACCCTTGCGGGCAGCAGAGCTCCATTTGCCAACCACCTATTGCTGAATCAGGGGTTGTTtgccaatatatatattttaaagtggaTTTACAATCCATCTTCATTTGGGCTTTTAATCTgataaatagaaaatagaaacactTTGTCATAGATTTTTGAGTAAACAAAATAAGTTTTTTATATGATAGTTTTGTGAGCATTACATAAGAAGGTGTTTCACTGCCTTCTAATTCAAGttgcatgtatttttttaaatatatctctCTATATTTATATAGCTCTCTGTGTTATCAATACGAAATCATTAAATGCCTTGGATTGTTATCCACAATGGAGGCTTTTGCCAGCCTCAATGCACTGTGGATGGCACCTACAAGACTGACATCTTGGAGAAACCAATTCAGCTGTTTTCTATAACAGTTTTGCTATAAAacacattaatatttttttaacaaatgaaTTTGGCACTTGGATCCTAAACACGTGGTGGTGATATTTCTGCCTGTGACACTGAAGCAATGCCATTGGTGATGCTCCATTGTTAGCACCAAGAGTTAAGACTCAGTTGTCTTAGCATCAGGAGTTTGTAAGGGTACTCTGGCAGTAATTGAAAAGTAGCCTCAAATGGCACTTGTGCCTCCCGTATCAAATTTATTatattgttcttttcttttttaaaactacatGAATCTTGTCAACCCACTAATGCATTCTACTTCACTTGCTTTTTGACCACTTTTTAGAGCTTGCTTAGTAGCTctattaggctgcaatcctgaatacatttcctgggagtaagtcccattgaactttatgggacttacttctgacacaacatgcataggattgcgccATTAGACTTGCTTGTAATTCTAACACCTCTCTATTACACATTCCTACCAAACATTTAGGTTTGGTTTTGCTTACAGCAGTCTAGATCCTAAATGTCTGCCCCAGCGTATCTGCCTACTCCACCTCCATAACATCTCTGCAGTGTGCCAGAATGTTGTCATAGTGACGACATACCGGCTCTGAAGTGCAGATGGCCCATCCTAAATCTTTATTTGCCAGCATGGCAAATTTTAGAATTGGGCCAGAGATTTCCTGTCCTCACTAGTCTTTTTACACACATGCTTACCATTCATCTTTTGCCACACTGGAGGACTATAGGAAAACCTAAAAAAGGAAAACCTTGTATATTTTTCATGAGCCTCTGATTAAGATGAACTTCAACAATTTGTGACTAATTTTGAATGTAATTATTTGCTCAGTCATTTCAACTACAAACAATATTTCTTTAAGCTTATCCTTATGAGCAAACTAAAAAATAATCCTCCCTCTGCTTTCCACTCCTTCTAAATTCCTAGTAAAACTTATTTCTGCTTGAAGCCAACTTACTTGTAGACTTACTAGTGACTATCAACTTAATTCTGCCATTTGATTCAATCTGTACTGCACAACACATTCCTCCTTAAAACTGCCCTCAGCACTAAACCTTCCTGCATTTGTATTCCACAGTTAATATCAATGGACTGCATTTTAGAAAACAGGGCCTGAATGTCTATTTGATTTTGGAGTCTATTGCAATGGGGAAACTGATGCATCTATGCAAAATATTCTATTCTAAAAATAGTGACATTGTTTTGTGCATatgagtgtttgtttttttaaacccctgTTGTACTTGATCTCATATCAATTTGTTTTTGCTCCTAGTTTTCCGACAAGAAAATTCAAGTAACTTCAAGTAATCCAGCTTTTGTTTCCCTGCCTTCATCTATTCAAAGTATTTGCTTGGATTCcttttccaccccacccactaTATATTCCCACCCTGTTAAGCGTTTCTGGTAAAGCCAGGACCAAAAGAAACTGAGCTGTATGTGGCTGGCATAATAGACCAAAGAACTTCCCCATTCCAAGTTTAGTAAGCTATATAAAGTATGCATACATACACCTATTTCTCAGCTATTTTTTTTTCACAGTGTCATTTTCTAAATATATAGGTAGCATGAATGTTGTCCGCACAAAGCTTCACTGAAAAGTTGTTACACAATTTTATTGATGAATCAAGAGCATTTGTTGCATGCTTAATAGTTATTTACTTTATGAACATGAAACTAATCTTGTTTCAAGATTTACGTTACCAGGTTATGACTAGGTCACCCAACAGCCTAGTAGTAGTAATATGAAAACATTTTCTTATGCTTGCCTCCTCTTTACAGTCATTGTTCAAATTAAGTGTCAAACATCAGAGTAAAGTCTGACAGCTGATATTTTGCATTTAGAAgagggggaggtgtttgttttcCTATTTAAAGTGTGCTTTTTACCCGAAcaattgttcttgttgttgttgttgtcattatggTTATGGAGGCACTGGAAACTTAAATCTGTttaacagtcgtggcttcccccaagaaATCCTGGAGTTGTAGTTGTGTGATGGGGCTAAGAATCTCTATGGCATGTGTGGGCAACCTTTGGACTGTTGAGTCCCTGCCCCCCCTTCTGAATTTTGCTGTTTACATGCAAAGGGAGACACACAGAGGGAATCATCTTTGTGAGCCTTCCTTGCTATATAAATTGCACTCCCCATAGGCTGCCATATACGATGGGGAGGAAGATGTCTGGGAAGAGACAATAGGATTAACTTGATTTATGAGACTGATATTATTCTCATTTTACCAACTGTGGTCTGTCTGACTACACTTCTCTAGATTCTTGGCAGGGGATTGGGAGAAGCCTCAACTGCAAATCTGGTTTATAAACAGTTTGTATTTGTAGTGCCTGACAATAAGCCTCTTGCCACAAGCTGCTCTTCGAAATTAGCTTGCTTGGAACAGCACTTTTGGAAAGAAAATTGATCAGATAATATCAAATTAATATTATAGTAATATTTTATTCAGATTTTCCCAAATTAAAGGGTTAAATTTGTGTTAGAGGCttatcattattctattataaGTGGTAGATATGTAAATTATGTTTGATATTAAAATTGTATTCACAGAATACAGTCAGTAcctttttaaatccattttttgTCTTTCAACAAGGTTACCGTTTGCCACCAACCATTTCTCTCTCTGATAATTCTATTTACATGTTTATCAAAAATATGGATATGTACATCTGTTTTGTTCATTTCTTCTAAATTTTGTTTCTGTtcattttaatgtaaaaaaataCCAATTCCTCAAGCAATTTAATGTTTTTTCCCTAGGGAAGCACAACAGTGAAGGTAATGTTTTTGATCCTAAATGACATCTTTGGAGGGGCAGAGGGAATTCTGAAAACTGGATAATGTAAATCTACATTGACAATGAGAAACATGAAgacaaatgaaatgaaagttaACCATTTAGTAAATTTCTACTTATAGAAAAATGTGAAGTAATAAATAGCTACAGATCATCTTCTCATGTCCCAGTCTCTTAAGCAACCCTTAGCATTTTCAAGCATCAATATTGCCCTGCATGGTATTTGACTGCTACAGAATTGGCCTTTTATATTCAGGTGAGCCAAGTGATTTCAGAGTCCTCCCATTTAACAGTCAGAAGTGTGCTCTGGCCCAGGTGTAGCCTATGTGGAACTCTGAGAAGATCGATCATCATGAGGACTCCCGTCGGAATTCTCAGTTTCTCCTTCGGAAATGGCTTGCATCGGGGTGTTGTACAGTCTGCAGCGGACACTGTAGCGGCTACTGCTGGCTGCAGGGGGTGCCCGTGACCGCCCCACTCGTGAAGATGCTGATGTTGGAAAGCTTTTTGAGGCAAACCCTTCTGCATTCATTCTCGGAgtagaaggagagagaggagctAATGCCTCGGCACTTGATGAGGCTTGGGGAGACTCATCAGCATTTTGAAGAGCATCCCCAATTAGTTCTCCAGGAGATTTGGGTGAAATAGGGCTCTTTAGTATCTCTGTGGCGGACATCCTGTAGCTAGAATCAGACCGGCTACCCTTTTTCAGGAGCAGCAGTTTGAATTCTTCATTAGATGTGTTGGACTTTTTGGCATTCCTGTAAATAAGCCCAGGAGATCGCTGGCTGCTTGCTGGGCTTGCTGCACCAGTTGTAGGGGTAACATTAGTTGAAGCCACAGGTGATGTGTTGCTGGCACTAGAAGACACGCTGCTAGTACTAGATGAAGCTCTCAATCTGTTCCTTGCAGAAACCTCTCCAGAGTCCTTTCTTCCAAGAACTTTCCTTTTTGAGCTgtaatggggagggaagaagccATCATATTCACAGCTTTGATACCTATAACATACTATTTTTGCTGAGCAAGATCACAAGATATTTGCAATTATATAGACAGTAAACAGTGTCCTCTATAAAGCTGAACTATATTAATATATTTACCAGTACAGTATAATGGCTTCTGCACCTGCATTTACAGGAGAAACAAATATAGGTGAGCAATGCCTAGAACAGGCTCAGAAATGACAAGGGTCAGGCTTTACTTTCAGTGGAGAGGGGGGTGAGCTTCTGACCAACATAGGAATCAGAAAATAATTTCTGTCCCACCTCAAAAACAAGTAGGGGGTGGGGAGACCTAGCAGTGCTATTGCAGATCTCATacatatatgcagtgctttttaccttaaaaaatgtttagggatactctcattttcctactattgaaatactgcccctcaatgaggctaaacATATATTCAGAcattgtttaggggtatgcgtacccctgcgtccccccagaaaaaagcacttcatATATGTGCATATGTCCATGCATTTACACAGCCCTCATGTAGTCTTCAGAGCAGGTCTTAACAGCAACTGGAAGAGGTTTTATTGCATATCCGCCATGTCTCCACCAGGTTTGGAAAGTCAGCCTCTCTCATTCCTGTTTCCTCTCTTGACTACTACATGGACCTGTTGATCCAATTTTTCCTTCGCCCTGTCCTCAGTTTTAACTCCCAGTAACAAGGTTATTGCTCATAAATGACAACTAGAAAAACATAAATGAAGCATATCATGAAGACCATTACAAACACTCCTGTGCAGTGGATTGAAGAATCCACATTTCAAAGCTAGTAGTTTATCACCGCTGCTCTGAATAGTTGATTGATTTACTTTAGGTCTATTCCTATTCACGGGCGtcgcgagggggggggggcggtccgtcCTGgtttccagggaagggggggtgagaCTTGGGCTCCGCCCCGTGGCCCGTCTGGGGTCTGCCCGCCGGcgctgctatggggctgccctgtgcGATCGGCAGCTTGCGGTGCTGCCCCAtcagtgctgctttaaagcagcatggacggggaagccccaggagccggcgctccCTCGGGTTgccactggagcagcagcgccggcaggATGGATTCTCagtcggcgctgctgctccagcagcgACCAAGTGACCCGCCGTGTGAgtgccggctcctggggcttccccttccatgctgctttaaagcagcagggACGCGGGAGCCCCAGGAGCTGGCGCTCCCTTGGCGGGTTGCTGCTGGAGCAACACCGCCGGCGGGAtggacagtctgtcctgacgcatgcgtcgtgatgtcacgacgcatgcgtgaagacgccccgcccccaggggggtgcctccgcacggcaatgccgccccaggcacccaagaGGCTCCCTACGCCTCTGTTCCTATTGCCATGAAAATAGCACAGTTGCTTTTTTTAATAACCCTAAAACAAGCTTACCGGTGAATAACTGCAAATAGATCCTCTGTTGTTCGAGGCTTATTTGGAGACACAAAAGCTTCTTCTGCTTCAGCTTGAGAATCTTCACTTAAGGGTGAGAATATGGAATCATCACTTGGGGAAGATTCttcaaaacaaaaagagaagacCTACTGAGACTTAATCAAACACTTTCTCACACATTACAATAGAGCTGGTTAATGTAATCTACTTTCTCAATAATTAATGGAGCTGCTAGTATAATGACAGGCACTAGACAATCTAGTCTAAATATTGGATGTTCTGTCAAAATAATGCTTAGTTATAAAGGGTTACTGCTCCTTTCACAGCTGAACTGAagtaaaaagaaatgcaaattcattcctacacacatatatatttctgCAAAGCATGGTAGgttttcctctcttctctctgctGAAAAGTATTGGCAAAgctccattaaaataaatggagctGTCAGCTGGCTGATCTCTGTGAACTGCCACCACAGAAAGCCATCTCActcaaacagaacaaaaatagtTACGAACGTACCTTTTAAGACATCATCATCTGGGGTCCTTTGTGACTCAGCTGCTCTGCTGTCACTCTCATCAGAGGCACTTTTGGTTGGAATACCTGACACAATTTCGTTTTCCTGCTCAGGTGATTTTTCACTGAGTGAATCTACAGTTGAGATCTCTGATTCATAGCTGATATTCCCAGGCACTTTGTCATCATGTTGACTTGGATCAAGCCGATGCTTTAGCTGATGACTAATGTCTTTTCCTCCACCTATGGGGCCAGACTGGGACATAGTTTCATGTATAGGTTCGTATTCCAACTTTTGTTCACGGTATGCAGGTAATTCTTGCTGAAGCTGCACAAGGTCAAGACTCCTCTCCTGCTCTGATCCATAAGTGGGTTTTTTCCCAATAGAATTGCTTGAAAGGTCATCTGAGCCTTGTGGAAACGGTTCAGCAGAACTGCCACAGGCTTTATTTAGTGTACTCTCTAGTAAAAACTCATGAACCCGATGCATTTGATCTGTTACATATTTAGCTGTTGGAGCACCCATATTTCCTGAGCTCACCATCTGTTTGCAGGTATTCTTTTCACTGAAAGACAAACTGTTAGCCATGTGAAGTTGTTCTGGGGTTATCTGTACTGGAGAGACATCAACATAGGACACAATGGCCTCTTCCATGGAATATTGACGTGATATTTGCTTCTTGCTTACATGTGGCTTCATTTTACCAGAAATGGCAGTAACCATTAAAGTGTTTCCTTGAACATGGAGCTCTGTATGATCTTTTTGTTTCACTTCTTCAGGCTTATTAATGGATCGAAGATGTACAGACTTCAGAACTGAAGGTGTGATAGCAAGGGCTGGTGGAGGACTGGAGTTCAGTGCTTCTTCTACCATACTTGGTTTATTGTAATTAAAAGCATGCAGTTGGTGTCTGTGAGCATATGGTTTATTCAAGACATTATGAAGAGCACTTAGGTCAAGATGAGTAGGAGGTATAACTGGAAGTTCTAGATCTTTGTTTAGAGATATGTTGCCATCTTTAGAAGAAGGCTGTTGTAATGAGGACTTCCTTTCTGGTACCTTTGGCTTTCTTTTACTCCCCCCTGGGGATAAGGGCCCAGAAAAGAAAGCTGTAGGAAAAGATGATGTTGGTGTTTCAGACTGACTTGAGTAACCACTTGAAGGAGAAGCTAAACCAGCCAACTTTTCCGGGGAAGCCAATTTGAACTCGTTCTcaacagaagggagggagggagtggtggCTCTTGATCCAGACTGTGACGTTTGCGATTCAGAACTTTCGGGCGACTTTATGCATTCTATGACTGTAGTACCCGTAGCAGTGCTAGAATTGGATAAAGACCTATAAGGGTCGTTCGATTTCAAGTCATTTAAAAGCCAGAGATCTGCATAGTGAGATTGTTCAGCACCTTCGTCTTTAAAGGATGGGATGTCCATGGTGTCAAATGGAGGGTCTTTTAATCCGTTCTCATCCTGATTATCCCAGGCGAGTTCCTGCTTGCTTGGCAGACTAGTGTTTTCTGCTCTCAAAGGTGTGTTTGAAAACTCGAGGGGCAGCTTCATTTCCCTGGAAGTATGAGGCATGTGCTGCTGCCCACTGCTTATCTTTGGTTCTTTCTTCTCAGGAAGATCTATGCTGCTGTCAGATTTCCTTAAAGATGAACTGCGTTTTGGTGGGGCTGGCTTTGCCTTTGGTTTCTTTAGAGagatgctctgctttccttgcctCCTATGGTTTACGTAATCCTGCCAGGTGCAGTTAGTGAGATTGGAAGCAATGCTTGCATTCTGGCCACTCTCGGAGCCCACAGCTGCATAGTTACAAATATAACTTTTAGTTCCCTTGAGACCACAGTCAAAGTGCATGGAGGTATAATAGCCTTCAGTGTCAACTGAAAAGTGTGAGCTACTGTCTGCTTTGTCAGATGGTGTCTTCTCTATAAAACTATCGTATGTGGCCATGCTTGTAAAACTTGGACATCCCAGACTGTCTGTCTTGGGGCGTTCAGGGCTGAAATCCTGGCGGCAGGATGCATCGTGGTGATGAAGCAAGAAATTCCATTCACTGTCACTCGTGTTGCTGTTATTAGGGTCATCGAGTAGGTCCGCTACAGTGGAAGTGAAAGAACTTGTCCTGTGTCCTCTAACCTTATCTAGCTGATCACTGTAGTGTTCGGTTATGAAGACACTAGAATCTTCATTGGCGTTAGGGGCAATGTTCAGGGATAATTCTGAATCACAGTGTGAA of the Lacerta agilis isolate rLacAgi1 chromosome 4, rLacAgi1.pri, whole genome shotgun sequence genome contains:
- the NHS gene encoding Nance-Horan syndrome protein isoform X7, whose translation is MSRSFPNAVSNLDAESKLSVYYRAPWHQQRNIFLPSTRPACVAELHRHAKQNLRALRKEQRNWSGNREQKILGQISVVASPFPSLPVTYTQKNKETKNHPLLKFYSTRSHSPTECCHMTPWSRKSHPPEEEDTDVMLGQRPKNPIHNVPSTLDKHTNWSKALPLPTPEEKMKQDAQVISSCIIPINVTGVGFDREASIRCSLVHSQSVLQRRRKLRRRKTISGIPRRVQQEIDSDESPVARERNVIVHANPDFSNNVNRRSGTRDSECQTEEILIAAPSRRRIRAQRGQSVVASLSHSAGNILVLTDNGDPMFTTSVSNRIRSRSLPREGARVNEGDHNSGAKMSAYDAEHFLASQERISTKSKDVINTQCSQEHHPIGLTCSQHLHSPDCNSNERGRSRLSRMADSGSCDISSNSDTFGSPIHSISTAGVLLSSHMDQKDDHQSSSGNWSGSSSTCPSQTSETIPPAASPPLTGSSHCDSELSLNIAPNANEDSSVFITEHYSDQLDKVRGHRTSSFTSTVADLLDDPNNSNTSDSEWNFLLHHHDASCRQDFSPERPKTDSLGCPSFTSMATYDSFIEKTPSDKADSSSHFSVDTEGYYTSMHFDCGLKGTKSYICNYAAVGSESGQNASIASNLTNCTWQDYVNHRRQGKQSISLKKPKAKPAPPKRSSSLRKSDSSIDLPEKKEPKISSGQQHMPHTSREMKLPLEFSNTPLRAENTSLPSKQELAWDNQDENGLKDPPFDTMDIPSFKDEGAEQSHYADLWLLNDLKSNDPYRSLSNSSTATGTTVIECIKSPESSESQTSQSGSRATTPSLPSVENEFKLASPEKLAGLASPSSGYSSQSETPTSSFPTAFFSGPLSPGGSKRKPKVPERKSSLQQPSSKDGNISLNKDLELPVIPPTHLDLSALHNVLNKPYAHRHQLHAFNYNKPSMVEEALNSSPPPALAITPSVLKSVHLRSINKPEEVKQKDHTELHVQGNTLMVTAISGKMKPHVSKKQISRQYSMEEAIVSYVDVSPVQITPEQLHMANSLSFSEKNTCKQMVSSGNMGAPTAKYVTDQMHRVHEFLLESTLNKACGSSAEPFPQGSDDLSSNSIGKKPTYGSEQERSLDLVQLQQELPAYREQKLEYEPIHETMSQSGPIGGGKDISHQLKHRLDPSQHDDKVPGNISYESEISTVDSLSEKSPEQENEIVSGIPTKSASDESDSRAAESQRTPDDDVLKESSPSDDSIFSPLSEDSQAEAEEAFVSPNKPRTTEDLFAVIHRSKRKVLGRKDSGEVSARNRLRASSSTSSVSSSASNTSPVASTNVTPTTGAASPASSQRSPGLIYRNAKKSNTSNEEFKLLLLKKGSRSDSSYRMSATEILKSPISPKSPGELIGDALQNADESPQASSSAEALAPLSPSTPRMNAEGFASKSFPTSASSRVGRSRAPPAASSSRYSVRCRLYNTPMQAISEGETENSDGSPHDDRSSQSST